A window of Pseudomonas alcaliphila JAB1 genomic DNA:
TGAAATGAGACCTTGCCGCTGGTCGTCTATCCTTGGGGGTGGGACGGCCTGAAGCCATTGTTTACCTACTAAAATTATTGAAATTGATCCTCGAAAGGAGTGCGGCACATGTCAAAAGGGCATTCGCTACAAGACCCTTACCTGAATACCCTGCGTAAGGAACGCGTCCCTGTTTCCATCTATCTGGTCAACGGCATCAAGCTGCAGGGCCAGATCGAATCCTTCGACCAGTTCGTCATCCTGCTGAAGAACACTGTCAGCCAGATGGTCTACAAACACGCCATTTCCACCGTCGTACCCAGCCGTCCGGTGCGCCTGCCGAGTGCTGGCGATGCCGAGCAGGCCGATGGCGAGCCAGGTAACGCCTGATAGGGGGCTGCATTGTTCTTCGAGCGTCATGAGGGCGGTGAGCGGGCCATCCTGGTTCATCTGGAAGGCCAAGACTCCGAGGCGAGCGAAGACCCCCAGGAGTTCCAGGAATTGGCCATGTCGGCAGGCGCCGACATGGTCGCTTTCTTTAGCGTGCCCAGCAGTCGTCTGACTGCCAAGTTCCTTATCGGCAGCGGCAAGGTCGAGGAGCTGCGCGATCAGGTCAAGGCCATTGAGGCCGATCTGGTCATCTTCAATCACACCCTGACGCCGAGCCAGGAGCGCAACCTCGAGCGCGCCTTCGAGTGTCGTGTGCTCGATCGTACCGGGTTGATCCTCGATATCTTCGCTCAGCGTGCGCGCACTCACGAAGGCAAGCTGCAGGTCGAGTTGGCTCAGCTCGATCACATGAGTACGCGCCTGGTGCGTGGCTGGACCCACCTCGAGCGGCAGAAGGGGGGTATCGGCCTGCGTGGTCCGGGTGAAACCCAGCTGGAAACCGACCGCCGCTTGCTGCGCGTGCGTATTCGCCAGATCAAGCAGAAGCTCGAGAAGGTGCGCAGTCAGCGCGAGCAGGCGCGCCGTGGGCGCAGGCGCGCGGATATCCCTTCGGTTTCCCTGGTGGGTTACACCAACGCCGGCAAGTCCACGCTGTTCAATACGCTCACCACCTCCGAGGTCTACGCGGCCGACCAGCTGTTCGCCACGCTCGACCCGACCTTGCGGCGTCTGCAGCTCGACGACCTTGGTCCGATCGTGCTGGCCGACACCGTGGGTTTCATTCGCCACCTGCCGCACAAGCTGGTCGAGGCCTTCCGCGCTACGTTGGAAGAGTCGAGCAACTCCGATCTGCTGTTGCACGTGATCGATGCCCATGAGCCCGAGCGTATGGCGCAGATCGAGCAGGTACAGAACGTGCTCAAGGAGATCGGCGCACACGAGTTGCCGATGCTCGAGGTATACAACAAGCTGGATTTGTTGGATGGTGTCGAGCCGCAGATCCAGCGCGATGCTGATGGCAAACCGCTGCGTGTCTGGTTGTCGGCCCGCGAGGGGCGTGGTCTTGAGCTGTTGCGTCAAGCAGTGGCGGAGTTGTTGGGCGAAGATTTGTTCGTCGCCACGCTGCAGCTGCCGCAACGGTTGGGGCGACTGCGTGCGCAGTTCTTCGCGCTGGGGGCGGTGCAGAGCGAAGAGCATGATGAGTTGGGGCGCAGCCTGCTGGCGGTACGTTTGCCACGAGTCGAGCTCAATCGCCTGGTGAGTCGCGAAGGTTTGGAGCCTCAAACCTTCATCGAGCAACATACTTTGCAATAAAGCCTGGGACGGTGGCTTTGCTGTCACCATAGGGCTTTGGGTAGCATTGGCCGGCGCGCCGTGGGCGCGCCTTCGCTTTATTAGTACGGAGAACGCTATGGCTTGGAATGAGCCGGGTGGCAACTCGAACAATCAAGACCCTTGGGGCGGCCGCAAAGGCGGTGGCCGGCAGGGGCCGCCGGATCTCGACGAAGCGTTCCGCAAGCTGCAAGAAAGCCTCAACGGGCTGTTTGGCGGTGGCAAGAAACGTGGTGACGACGACTCTGGTCGCAGTGGCGGCGGTGGCTTCGGCCTGCTGTTCGTCGGTCTCGGCCTGTTGGCGGTGGTATGGCTGTACAGCGCGATCTACGTGGTGGACGAACAGGAGCAGGCCGTGGTGCTGCGCTTCGGTAAGTACCACGAGACCGTTGGTCCGGGCCTGAATATCTATTTCCCGCCAATCGATCGCAAGTTCCAGGAAAACGTCACGCGTGAGCGCGCCTACAGCAAGCAGGGCGCCATGCTGACCGAAGACGAGAACATCATCGAAGTGCCGCTGACCGTGCAGTATCGGGTGAGCAACCTGCAGGACTTCGTGCTCAACGTCGAGCAGCCGGAAGTCAGTCTGCAGCACGCTACCGACAGTGCCGTGCGCCACGTGGTGGGTTCCACCGAGATGGATCAGGTGCTGACCGAAGGTCGTGAGCTGATAGCCAGCGAGGTGCGTGAGCGCCTGCAGCGTTTCCTCGACAACTACCGCACCGGTATCACCATCACTCAGGTGAACATCCAGAGCGCTGCGGCGCCGCGTGAGGTTCAGGAAGCCTTCGACGACGTGATCCGTGCCCGTGAAGACGAGCAACGCGAGAAGAACCAGGCCGAGTCCTACGCCAACGGCGTGATTCCGGAAGCGCGTGGTCAGGCCCAGCGTCTGCTGGAAGAGGCCAACGGTTACCGTGATGAAGTCATCGCTCGCGCCCAGGGTGAGGCTGATCGCTTCACCAAGCTGGTCGCCGAGTACCGCAAGGCGCCCGAGATCACTCGCGAGCGTCTGTACATCGACACCATGCAGGAAGTGATGAGCAACACCAGCAAGGTTCTGGTCACCGGTGACAAGGGGCAGAACAACCTGCTCTATCTGCCGCTGGACAAGATGATCGACAGCCGTGGTGGTGCTTCTTCCTCCAGTTCTGCCAACAGCAGCAATTCGACAGCGCGTGATCCGGCCGTGCCGCTGAGCAGCGATATGTCGCAGCGTAACCTGCGTACCCGGGAGGGCCGTTGATGAACAACAAGTCCCTGATCGGCCTGATCGTGGCCGTGGTTGTGGCCCTGGTGGCGTGGAACAGCTTCTATATCGTGGCGCAGACCGAGCGTGCGGTGCTGTTGCAGTTCGGGCGAGTGGTTCAGCCTGATGTGCAGCCCGGCCTGCATGTGAAGATCCCCTACGTCAACCAGGTGCGTATCTTCGACGGTCGTCTGCTGACGCTGGATTCGACGTCCTCGCGCTTCCTGACCCTGGAGAAGAAGGCGCTGATGGTCGATGCCTATGCCAAGTGGCGGGTGAAGGATGCCGAGCGCTTCTATCAGTCCACCTCGGGCATGAAGCAGGTCGCTGATGAGCGTCTGGCGCGTCGTCTGGAAGCATCGCTGCGTGACCAGTTCGGTAAGCGCACCCTGCACGAATCGGTATCCGGTGAGCGTGATGCGCTGATGGCTGACGTGACCGCGACCCTCAACCGCGCCGCCGAGCGTGAGCTGGGTATCGAAGTGGTCGACGTTCGGGTCAAGGCCATTGACCTGCCGCGCGAAGTGAACCGCAGCGTGTTCGAGCGGATGAGCACCGAGCGTGAGCGTGAAGCGCGCGAGCATCGCGCCAAGGGTCGTGAGCTGGCCGAAGGTATTCGCGCCGATGCCGATCGTCAGCGCCGCGTACTGCTGGCTGAAGCCTATCGTGAAGCTGAAGAGCTGCGCGGTGACGGTGATGCCCAGGCTGCGTCCATCTACGCCAACGCCTTCGGTCAGGATCAGGAGTTCTACTCCTTCTACCGTAGCCTGCAGGCTTACCGCGAAAGCTTCGCTGACAAGCGTGATGTGCTGGTGCTGGACCCGGGCAGCGATTTCTTCCGCTACCTGGAAAAATCCAGGCCTTGACCGGCAACCCTGGCGGCGCGATGCGTCGCCAGGGTGACCGCAAGGTAAAACGTGGTATCATGCGGCAGCCGGGAAAATCCCGGCTTTTTTGCGTCTGTGGGAATCATGTGGCAGGAACTCGGCATCGCACTGTGTCTGGTATTGGTGCTGGAAGGCATCCTGCCCTTCCTCTATCCGCGCCATTGGCGCGGAGCGGTCATGCAGGCAGCTCGTCTGCCCGACCGCCGACTGCGCCTTATGGGGCTGACCAGCATGCTGCTGGGTACGGCCCTTCTATATCTGCTTCACTGAAGGCTTGTGCCGCCCGGATCGAGAGGGGAATGGCGAAATGGCAACGGTAGACCGCTGGCTGCTGCCAGATGGCAT
This region includes:
- the hfq gene encoding RNA chaperone Hfq; the protein is MSKGHSLQDPYLNTLRKERVPVSIYLVNGIKLQGQIESFDQFVILLKNTVSQMVYKHAISTVVPSRPVRLPSAGDAEQADGEPGNA
- the hflX gene encoding ribosome rescue GTPase HflX; translated protein: MFFERHEGGERAILVHLEGQDSEASEDPQEFQELAMSAGADMVAFFSVPSSRLTAKFLIGSGKVEELRDQVKAIEADLVIFNHTLTPSQERNLERAFECRVLDRTGLILDIFAQRARTHEGKLQVELAQLDHMSTRLVRGWTHLERQKGGIGLRGPGETQLETDRRLLRVRIRQIKQKLEKVRSQREQARRGRRRADIPSVSLVGYTNAGKSTLFNTLTTSEVYAADQLFATLDPTLRRLQLDDLGPIVLADTVGFIRHLPHKLVEAFRATLEESSNSDLLLHVIDAHEPERMAQIEQVQNVLKEIGAHELPMLEVYNKLDLLDGVEPQIQRDADGKPLRVWLSAREGRGLELLRQAVAELLGEDLFVATLQLPQRLGRLRAQFFALGAVQSEEHDELGRSLLAVRLPRVELNRLVSREGLEPQTFIEQHTLQ
- the hflK gene encoding FtsH protease activity modulator HflK, producing the protein MAWNEPGGNSNNQDPWGGRKGGGRQGPPDLDEAFRKLQESLNGLFGGGKKRGDDDSGRSGGGGFGLLFVGLGLLAVVWLYSAIYVVDEQEQAVVLRFGKYHETVGPGLNIYFPPIDRKFQENVTRERAYSKQGAMLTEDENIIEVPLTVQYRVSNLQDFVLNVEQPEVSLQHATDSAVRHVVGSTEMDQVLTEGRELIASEVRERLQRFLDNYRTGITITQVNIQSAAAPREVQEAFDDVIRAREDEQREKNQAESYANGVIPEARGQAQRLLEEANGYRDEVIARAQGEADRFTKLVAEYRKAPEITRERLYIDTMQEVMSNTSKVLVTGDKGQNNLLYLPLDKMIDSRGGASSSSSANSSNSTARDPAVPLSSDMSQRNLRTREGR
- the hflC gene encoding protease modulator HflC gives rise to the protein MNNKSLIGLIVAVVVALVAWNSFYIVAQTERAVLLQFGRVVQPDVQPGLHVKIPYVNQVRIFDGRLLTLDSTSSRFLTLEKKALMVDAYAKWRVKDAERFYQSTSGMKQVADERLARRLEASLRDQFGKRTLHESVSGERDALMADVTATLNRAAERELGIEVVDVRVKAIDLPREVNRSVFERMSTEREREAREHRAKGRELAEGIRADADRQRRVLLAEAYREAEELRGDGDAQAASIYANAFGQDQEFYSFYRSLQAYRESFADKRDVLVLDPGSDFFRYLEKSRP
- a CDS encoding DUF2065 family protein; its protein translation is MWQELGIALCLVLVLEGILPFLYPRHWRGAVMQAARLPDRRLRLMGLTSMLLGTALLYLLH